The following is a genomic window from Flavobacterium sp..
TATATACTAATCAGGTGCCTGTATTCTTGTATAAAATAAAAGGTGACTATCTCTATTATTCATGGAATAATACTACTGATGATTTTAATATGCCTTTAGATATTGGTTTCGAGGATACAAAAATTAGATTGCAGCCTACCATCAAAGAACAAAAAATTAAATTAAAAAAACTTAGTAAAAAGAGTTTTCAAATTTATGATAATCAGTTTTTTGTTAAAATAAAAGAAGACAATTAGTCTTCTTTTATTTTTTTAACTTACTTATACTTTTTAATGTTTGTATTCTATTTACTTTATTAGTTGCTGTTTCTGAAAATTGAGAAACAAAAAAGATTTCTTTCGGTTTTTCAAATTTAGATAGTGAATTAAAAAAGTCTGCATCAATTTTATATTCTTCACCCTCTATAACTAAAATAACTTTAGTTCCTAAAATTGCATCGGGTTGGCCAGAAATAAAAAATCTATTTGTTAATTTTGAAGTTAATTTAGCTTCAATTTGCTCCGGGAATAATTTAATTCCTCCACTATTAATTACATTGTCATAACGTCCTAACCACTTGAATTGTTTGCTGTTTTGAATTTCAACAATATCATTCGTTATAATTTTTTCAGTAGAAATACTTGGTGCATCTATAACCAAACAATTTCTAGTATCTGATGATACAGTAGCATGTGATAAGACATTAAAATAATCCTCCCCTATTTTTTTAGCTGCAATATGGGTTATCGTTTCGGTCATACCATATGTTTCGTAAATATCAGATTGAATCAATTGTAATTTATTAGCTAGTTCATCAGAAACTTTAGCACCACCAACAAGAATCTTTTTAAATTGGTGCAACCTAGCTAAGCTATTTTCTGCTTGTAAAGGAACTATTGCTACGAAATCATATTTTTTATCTAATTGCAAATCGTCTAAATGCGAACTTGGAGTTAAAATATCTAATTCCAATCCAATAATTAAAGCTCTTACAATCATCATCTTGCCCGCAATATAGCGTGGCGAAAGACACAATAATGCTTTATCTTGCGGATGCAAATTAAAAAAATCTGCAGTTGCAATAGCAGAATGCACCATCGATTGTTTATTTATTGTAATATTTTTAGGTGTTCCAGTAGTCCCAGAAGTTGTTAACTCAATGGTTTCTTTGTCGTCAAACCAATCTAATAAGAAATTACCCAACTCCTTTTCAAATGCATCACCTTCTTTAATTAAATTATAAGAAAACAGAAAAACAGCCTCTTTGTCTATATGAATCCCATTAATTTTAAAGCGATTATGAATATTTTTATAATGAGGTATCATTTGATTGGGTGTTACTATCTATTAATTTACCAGTTAATTTTTCTTTCCAATTAGTCCAACTATAAACTTTAGAAAAAACAAATAACAAAATTGGAAAAATTACAAACACAGGCATTAAAATATCAAAACCAGCAGAAGGTTCTGATATATCTTTTAAAATAGAATTGGTTTGAAAAGCAGTCCAATCGGCTGTTACTAACAAAGCGCCTACTAAATTATTGGCTGCGTGAAATCCTAATGCTAATTCTAATCCTTCGTCCATAAGAGTAATGATACCAAGAAAAAAACCGGTACCTATATAATACACCATAATAATGTAACCAATTTTACCAACTTCTGGATTAGCAATATGCATTAAACCAAATAAAACCGAAGTTACAATTAAAGGGATTAATCTGCTGTTTGTTGCCAAGCCAATTCCTTGCATCATGTGAGCTCTAAAAAGATATTCCTCAAAACTAGTTTGCATTGGAATTAAAAATAGGGCTAATACTAAAAAAATAAAAAACTTTTCTGGTTTAAAATTCCAAACAAAATTAGCGGGTTGAGTATAATAAAGTGACACAATCATTAAAGTTGTGATACTTCCCCACAAAAAGAAGGAGAAAAAAACACGTTTCCAATCTATTTTTGATCGTGATGTAGTTAAACTTAAAATTGTTTGACCTTGTATGAATTTCACCCAAAATAAAACCAATAATAATCCAAAAGCTAATGGACCAACCAAAACAACAAAAGTTAAATTAACTCCTATCATACTAATAGTCTGCTGGATAACTTCATTGGTATCAACTCCATCAGACATTATATAATTAAAAATCATTAATAAAATAAATCCCAAAGGAATTGGAATATAACTTCCCAAACTGTATTTACGGTTTTTTAATTGTTCTATATACATAATTTTTAGTGTTCTTAAGTTTGCCACTAAAGTACTATTTTTTATTTCTTTGTAAAAAAGAAAATATGATAACTATTTACCACAATCCTAGATGCACAAAATCAAGAGAAGGTTTATGCGAAATTGAAAACTTAAACCAACCTTTTAAAATACGGAAATATCTTGACGAACCTTTTACAAAAGTCGAGTTAGAAGAAGTTATCAAAAAACTAAACATACACCCTATCGAACTCGTTAGAACCAAAGAAAGTATTTGGATTGATAATTACAAAGGAAAAGAATTAAGCGATTTAGGAATCATTCAAGCCATGCTTGAAAATCCAAAATTAATAGAACGTCCAATTATAGTTAATGGAAATAATGCCGTAATTGGAAGACCTATTGAAAACATTAACAAAATCATTTAGCAGTTTTAACAAAGATTTAGGAAAGTAAGGCTAAACCTAAAGTTACTTTTGCAGTCATACTAGGAAAAATAACTATGAACAAAAAACTTCTTATTGCTGTAGTGACTTTATTTATAAGTTTAACTGCATTTGCACAAAGACCAGAAAGTAAAAAAATTACCGTTTCTGGAAAAGTAATCGAGAAAGGAACAGATCTTCCTTTAGAATACGCAACTATTGTATTTGAAAATATAAAAACAAAACAACTTTCAGGTGGAATTACCGATGAAAATGGTGTTTTTAAATTTGAAGTTGTTGCAGGAAATTATAATGTTAGAGCTGAATATATTTCATTTAAAAACGTAAATATTCCACAAAAAGAGTACAATTCAGATATTAATTTAGGAATTATTCAGATGGAAGCTGATGTGGCTCAATTGAAAGATATTGACATTATCGCTGAAAAATCAACTGTTGAAATTAAACTAGATAAAAGAGTTTACAACGTTGGTAAAGATATGATGGTCAAAGGTGGAACTGTAAGCGATGTATTAGATAATGTGCCATCTGTAACTGTTGACGCAGAAGGAACTGTTGCTTTAAGAGGTAATGAAAGTGTGAAAATTTTAATTGATGGAAAACCATCTGGCTTAGCGGGAATTAACATCGCAGACGCTTTAAAACTTTTACCTGCAGATGCTGTTGAAAAAGTTGAAGTAATTACCAATCCATCTGCTAGATACGATGCTGAAGGCGGAGGAGGAATCATAAATATTGTTTTACGTAAAGGAAAAGCAAATGGTGTTAATGGGTCTATAATGGTAAACGCTGGTGATCCTGAAACTTATGGTACAAGTGTAAACTTAAATAAGAAAAGTGACGACTATAATTTGTTTTCAAATTTTGGATACAATTATAGAAACAACCCAGGTAATTCATTGGTAGATGCGGAATATTTTAATGCTGATGGAACAACAAGTCGTTTTATTGAAGAAAGAAGAACGAATGATCGAATTAGCGAAGGTTACAACGCTAACTTTGGAATTGATTTAAATCTATCAAAATCATTAACTTGGACTAATGCATTAACCTTTAGAGAAAATGATGGGAAAAATCCAGATAATGTGTATTTCAATTACTTTGATGCTTCTTATAATCCAACCGGTGTAAGAAATCGTTTAAACGATCAAATAAGTGATGAATTAAGTATGGAATACTCTTCAAACTTTACAAAAAAATTCAAAAAAGACGACCATAAATTAACCGTTGATCTTGCTTTTTCTCAAAATAAAGAAAATGAATATGCAACAATTTACGATCAGATTATAGGAGACCCTTCATCATTAGAAACTCAAGGTACTACAAATAAAAACAAACAACAACGTAATTTATTACAAACCGATTATGTACTTCCAATTGGAAAAAGTGGTCGATTTGAAGCAGGTTATAGAGGAAGTTTTCAAAAGAATTTAACTGATTTTGCGGTAACTCCAATATCAAATTTTTCAAACACTCTAGAATATGTTGAAAATGTAAATGCTTTTTACACCCAATTTGGGTCTAAATTTAACAAGTTTTCATATTTCTTAGGATTGCGTTTTGAAGACAGTCATATTGAAGTAAATTCTTTATCTTTAAACAATTACAACACCAAAAAATACAATAACTTTTTCCCATCGGCTACTGTAAATTATGAATTTTCAGAATCAAGCTCTGTAAGTTTAAGTTACAGTAAAAGAATTAACCGTCCTAGAGGCCGTTTCTTAAACCCTGTTTCATCGTTATCAAGTAACATCAATATCTTCCAAGGTAATCCTGATATTGACCCTTCATTAACCGATGCAATCGATTTAGGCTATTTAAAAAAATGGAGTAAATTAACTTTTAATACTTCTGCATATATCAATATTACGAATGATGTTTTTCAATTCATTAGAAAAGAATCAGGTTTATTTGTAGATGGAGTTCCTGTTATTTTAAGTACACCTATTAACCTTTCTAAAGAATATAGAGCTGGTTTCGAATTTAACTTAAACTATACACCATACAAATGGTGGAGATTAAATGGTAACTTCAATACATTTAGAAGCGAAACCCAAGGTGATTATAGCTATGTTGATTATTTAGGAAATACCATTTCACAAAATTTTGATAATGTGGCGTTTACTTGGTTTACAAGAATTACTTCTAAAATTACATTACCTTATAAAATCGATTGGCAAACTAATGCTACTTATAATGCCCCACAAACCAATGCACAAGGAAAATCATTAGGCGTAGCTTCTATGAATTTAGCATTTAGCAAAGATATCTTAAAAGATAAAGCAAGTATTTCTTTAAATATAAGCGATGTTTTTAATTCAAGAAAAAGAATAATGGAAACAAATATTCCAAATGTAGTATGCTCTTACAGTGAAATGCAATGGAGAGTTCGTCAAGTGATGGTAACTTTTACATACCGTTTTAACAAACAGAAAAACGAAAGAGACAGACAACCACGTAGAGATGATAACGGTGGTGAAGGCGATTTTATGGGAAGACCCTAATTCTTGAATTTTTAGAATGAGTTGAAGCTTAAAAGTTGACTCGTTCATAACTAGATTTGCTTAAATTTTTATATTATTTAAAAATTTCATTGGTTACAATAAAAATAAACACTTGTAAAATTATTTACAAGTGTTTATTTTTATTATTTTTATTAGATAAATCATATAATTGTAGTTAAATTATAAATATAAAATACTACATTAGATTTTTAATTTATTCGTTTAAAAAATGTTAGACAAAGTTATCGTAGGTAGCGAAGAATGGTGTTCCTTCCCTACTTTAGGAATTCCAATTATTAAAGCACGTGTTGATTCTGGGGCAAAAACTTCTGCTCTTCATGCTATCAATATTGTCACGTTTGAAAAAGATAGTGAAAATTGGGTGAAGTTTGATATCAACCCTATCCAAAATAATGCAAAGGCGGTAATACATTGTGAAGCTCCTTTGATTGACAAAAGAGTCGTTAAAAGTTCTAGTGGTTTTAGAGAGCAACGCTATGTAATCAAAACTAAATTAGAGATTGGTGGAAAAACTTGGGAAATCGAAGTTACATTAACCAATCGTGATTCAATGGGTTTCCGAATGCTACTAGGACGCGAAGCAATGTCTGGTCGTGTTTTGGTTGATCCAGAACAACGCTATTTACTTGGGCAACCTACCACCGAAAAACTAAAAGAATATTACTACGCAACCAATGAATCTAAAAAAGGGTTGAAAATTGGGTTATTAGCAAGTAATCCCGAATTATATAGTAACAAACGAATTTTAGAAGCAGGCGAATTAAGAGGGCACGAAATGCATTTCTTAAATTTAAAATACTGCTATATGAAATTAGATGCTACAAAACCCGAAATTCATTACCGTGGTGGAAAAGTATTGAACGATTTTGATGCTGTAATTCCTAGAATTCGTCCTAGTATGACCTACTATGGTTGTGCTTTAACACGTCAGTTTGAAGCTTTAAAAGTTTTTGCATTAAACAATGCATCAGCAATAACCCAATCTAGAGATAAATTATTTTCATTACAATTGTTATTAAATAACGGCGTTGATATTCCAACCACTGGATTTGCTAACTCTCCTTTAGATACCGACGATTTAATTAAAATGGTTGGTGGTTCGCCTTTAATCGTAAAATTATTAGAAGGAACACAAGGAAAAGGAGTTGTTTTGGCTGAAACTAAAAAAGCTGCTGAATCGGTTATCAATGCTTTCAAAAGTTTAAACGCTAATATTTTAGTTCAAGAATTCATTAAAGAAGCTAATGGTAAAGACTTGAGACTCTTTGTTGTAGATGGTAAAGTAGTAGCTGCTATGCAACGTGAAGCTGCACCGGGAGAATTTAGAGCAAATATTCACATGGGAGGAACTGCTTCTGTAGTTAAAATAACCCCTGATGAAAAGAGAATTGCCATCAAAGCTGCAAAAGCAATGAATTTAAAAGTGGCTGGTGTTGATATTATTCGTTCTTCAAAAGGTCCGCTATTATTAGAAGTGAATTCATCTCCAGGTTTAGAAGGAATTGAAGGTGCCACTCAAAAAGACATTGCAGGTGAAATGATCAAAGCAATTGAGAAAAACTTTAAGTGGAAATAGTTCAGTGTTCAAGATTTAATAAATTATGAAAAAGCATTATAAACTTACGTTGGTTTTGTTTCTTTTGGGAATGATTATTACAATTATTGGTGCATTATTTAAATTAATGCATTGGCCTGGAGCTAATTTCTTGCTAATCATTGGAATGCTTACTGAAGCTATTGCTATTATTACCCTAATAGTAGTCATACTAAAAAATACGAAATGAATGCGTATCTTGACATCACACTAAGGAGTGTAGCTGTTTATTTTTTTATGATAATTGCATTGCGCATATTTGGTAAAAAAGAGCTTTCACAACTTAATACTGCCGATGTTATTCTAATTTTACTAATTAGTAATTCTGTACAAAATGCAATGGTTGGCGCCAATACTTCTTTGTATGGAGGTATAATTGCAGCATTTTCACTTTTCTTAATCAATTATATTTTTAAGAAAGTGATGTTGAAATCAAAATTTATTAAAGAATTGGTTCAAGATAAACCAGAAGTTCTAATTCATAATGGAAAGATTGAATTTAAAACCATTGCACGATTAGGAATTACAGCAGAAGAATTAGAAGAAGCTATGCGAGAACACGGAATAGAATATTATAAAGATGTGAAATTAGCAATGTTTGAAATTGATGGAAATATTAGTATTATTTCTGGAAATGAAAATTTAAAACAAACACATCACAAAAGAAAAGTGCATAAAACATTGGGTGAACTGAATAATTAAAGTTAACTCTAAATATAAAATGCTCAAGAAAATCATGAGCATTTTATATTATGTTTTATTCTTTTATTCTTCCATATCTATTTGAAAACTATTTAAAAATATAATAGATTTTTCAATGTCATAATGTAAAATTCTGTCTTCAGACACAAAAGAAACTTCCTCTCTGTATGATTTTACAAAGCTTTCAATAAATTCACTTGACTGTAAAGGTCTTCTGAATTCTAAAGCTTGCGAACCGTTTAATAATTCAATAGCTAAAATACGTTCCACATTTTCAACAATACGCAACGTTTTAGTGGCAGCGTTGGCACCCATACTCACGTGATCTTCTTGTCCGTTTGAGGAAACAATACTATCAATACTTGCTGGTGTTGCTAATTGTTTGTTTTGACTTGCGATGCTTGCCGCTGTATATTGTGGAATCATGAAACCTGAATTCAATCCTGGGTCGTTTACTAAAAATGCTGGCAAACCTCTTAATCCAGAAATCAATTGATACGTTCTTCTTTCCGAAATACTTCCTAATTCTGACAAAGCTATTCCTAAGAAATCTAATGCTAATGCTAAAGGCTGTCCGTGGAAATTTCCTCCAGAAATAATCAAATCTTCTCCTACGAAAATATTTGGATTATCGGTTACCGAATTAATTTCTGTACGGAATACTTTCTTCACATAATCAATTGCATCTTTTGAAGCGCCATGCACTTGTGGAATACATCTAAATGAATAAGGATCTTGAACATGAACTTTTGCTTGCGCAATGATTTCGCTATCTTCTAACAAAACGCGCATTCTTTCAGCCGTTTGAATTTGCCCTTTGTGCGGACGAACTAAATGAATCAAATCAGTAAATGGTTCTAATCTACCATCAAAACCTTCTAATGAAACTGCACTAATAACATCGGCTAAATACGAAATTTTCTCAGCTTTTATCAAGCAATAAACACCGTAAGCACTCATGAACTGCGTTCCGTTCAATAATGCTAAACCTTCTTTCGATTGTAAAACGATTGGTTCCCATCCAAATTTCTCTAATACTTTAGCTGAAGGCTGTCTGAAACCATCCAAATACACTTCACCTTCTCCTAACAATGGTAATGATAAATGTGCTAACGGAGCTAAATCGCCCGAAGCTCCTAACGAACCTTGTGTATAAATTACTGGAAAAATATCATTATTATAAAAATCAATCAAACGTTGCACGGTTACTAACTGCACACCAGAATGTCCGTAGCTTAACGATTGGATTTTTAATACCAACATGATTTTTACAATTTCATGAGGTACTTCCTCCCCTGTTCCGCAAGCGTGCGATTTTACCAAATTCTCTTGCAGTTTTGATAAATTTTCATTCGAAATCTTCACATTACATAACGAACCAAAACCAGTGTTAATGCCGTAAATTGGATCGGAATTTGATTTCATTTTATCATCTAAATACTTTCTACATTTCTCAATGTTTACGATAGCTTCCTCTGAT
Proteins encoded in this region:
- a CDS encoding AMP-binding protein, giving the protein MIPHYKNIHNRFKINGIHIDKEAVFLFSYNLIKEGDAFEKELGNFLLDWFDDKETIELTTSGTTGTPKNITINKQSMVHSAIATADFFNLHPQDKALLCLSPRYIAGKMMIVRALIIGLELDILTPSSHLDDLQLDKKYDFVAIVPLQAENSLARLHQFKKILVGGAKVSDELANKLQLIQSDIYETYGMTETITHIAAKKIGEDYFNVLSHATVSSDTRNCLVIDAPSISTEKIITNDIVEIQNSKQFKWLGRYDNVINSGGIKLFPEQIEAKLTSKLTNRFFISGQPDAILGTKVILVIEGEEYKIDADFFNSLSKFEKPKEIFFVSQFSETATNKVNRIQTLKSISKLKK
- a CDS encoding CPBP family intramembrane glutamic endopeptidase, encoding MYIEQLKNRKYSLGSYIPIPLGFILLMIFNYIMSDGVDTNEVIQQTISMIGVNLTFVVLVGPLAFGLLLVLFWVKFIQGQTILSLTTSRSKIDWKRVFFSFFLWGSITTLMIVSLYYTQPANFVWNFKPEKFFIFLVLALFLIPMQTSFEEYLFRAHMMQGIGLATNSRLIPLIVTSVLFGLMHIANPEVGKIGYIIMVYYIGTGFFLGIITLMDEGLELALGFHAANNLVGALLVTADWTAFQTNSILKDISEPSAGFDILMPVFVIFPILLFVFSKVYSWTNWKEKLTGKLIDSNTQSNDTSL
- the arsC gene encoding arsenate reductase (glutaredoxin) (This arsenate reductase requires both glutathione and glutaredoxin to convert arsenate to arsenite, after which the efflux transporter formed by ArsA and ArsB can extrude the arsenite from the cell, providing resistance.), with amino-acid sequence MITIYHNPRCTKSREGLCEIENLNQPFKIRKYLDEPFTKVELEEVIKKLNIHPIELVRTKESIWIDNYKGKELSDLGIIQAMLENPKLIERPIIVNGNNAVIGRPIENINKII
- a CDS encoding TonB-dependent receptor domain-containing protein, which codes for MNKKLLIAVVTLFISLTAFAQRPESKKITVSGKVIEKGTDLPLEYATIVFENIKTKQLSGGITDENGVFKFEVVAGNYNVRAEYISFKNVNIPQKEYNSDINLGIIQMEADVAQLKDIDIIAEKSTVEIKLDKRVYNVGKDMMVKGGTVSDVLDNVPSVTVDAEGTVALRGNESVKILIDGKPSGLAGINIADALKLLPADAVEKVEVITNPSARYDAEGGGGIINIVLRKGKANGVNGSIMVNAGDPETYGTSVNLNKKSDDYNLFSNFGYNYRNNPGNSLVDAEYFNADGTTSRFIEERRTNDRISEGYNANFGIDLNLSKSLTWTNALTFRENDGKNPDNVYFNYFDASYNPTGVRNRLNDQISDELSMEYSSNFTKKFKKDDHKLTVDLAFSQNKENEYATIYDQIIGDPSSLETQGTTNKNKQQRNLLQTDYVLPIGKSGRFEAGYRGSFQKNLTDFAVTPISNFSNTLEYVENVNAFYTQFGSKFNKFSYFLGLRFEDSHIEVNSLSLNNYNTKKYNNFFPSATVNYEFSESSSVSLSYSKRINRPRGRFLNPVSSLSSNINIFQGNPDIDPSLTDAIDLGYLKKWSKLTFNTSAYINITNDVFQFIRKESGLFVDGVPVILSTPINLSKEYRAGFEFNLNYTPYKWWRLNGNFNTFRSETQGDYSYVDYLGNTISQNFDNVAFTWFTRITSKITLPYKIDWQTNATYNAPQTNAQGKSLGVASMNLAFSKDILKDKASISLNISDVFNSRKRIMETNIPNVVCSYSEMQWRVRQVMVTFTYRFNKQKNERDRQPRRDDNGGEGDFMGRP
- the rimK gene encoding 30S ribosomal protein S6--L-glutamate ligase produces the protein MLDKVIVGSEEWCSFPTLGIPIIKARVDSGAKTSALHAINIVTFEKDSENWVKFDINPIQNNAKAVIHCEAPLIDKRVVKSSSGFREQRYVIKTKLEIGGKTWEIEVTLTNRDSMGFRMLLGREAMSGRVLVDPEQRYLLGQPTTEKLKEYYYATNESKKGLKIGLLASNPELYSNKRILEAGELRGHEMHFLNLKYCYMKLDATKPEIHYRGGKVLNDFDAVIPRIRPSMTYYGCALTRQFEALKVFALNNASAITQSRDKLFSLQLLLNNGVDIPTTGFANSPLDTDDLIKMVGGSPLIVKLLEGTQGKGVVLAETKKAAESVINAFKSLNANILVQEFIKEANGKDLRLFVVDGKVVAAMQREAAPGEFRANIHMGGTASVVKITPDEKRIAIKAAKAMNLKVAGVDIIRSSKGPLLLEVNSSPGLEGIEGATQKDIAGEMIKAIEKNFKWK
- a CDS encoding GldL-related protein, whose translation is MKKHYKLTLVLFLLGMIITIIGALFKLMHWPGANFLLIIGMLTEAIAIITLIVVILKNTK
- a CDS encoding DUF421 domain-containing protein, whose translation is MNAYLDITLRSVAVYFFMIIALRIFGKKELSQLNTADVILILLISNSVQNAMVGANTSLYGGIIAAFSLFLINYIFKKVMLKSKFIKELVQDKPEVLIHNGKIEFKTIARLGITAEELEEAMREHGIEYYKDVKLAMFEIDGNISIISGNENLKQTHHKRKVHKTLGELNN
- the hutH gene encoding histidine ammonia-lyase, which translates into the protein METTHYISSDLLSIDMINEIVFQGKHLALSEEAIVNIEKCRKYLDDKMKSNSDPIYGINTGFGSLCNVKISNENLSKLQENLVKSHACGTGEEVPHEIVKIMLVLKIQSLSYGHSGVQLVTVQRLIDFYNNDIFPVIYTQGSLGASGDLAPLAHLSLPLLGEGEVYLDGFRQPSAKVLEKFGWEPIVLQSKEGLALLNGTQFMSAYGVYCLIKAEKISYLADVISAVSLEGFDGRLEPFTDLIHLVRPHKGQIQTAERMRVLLEDSEIIAQAKVHVQDPYSFRCIPQVHGASKDAIDYVKKVFRTEINSVTDNPNIFVGEDLIISGGNFHGQPLALALDFLGIALSELGSISERRTYQLISGLRGLPAFLVNDPGLNSGFMIPQYTAASIASQNKQLATPASIDSIVSSNGQEDHVSMGANAATKTLRIVENVERILAIELLNGSQALEFRRPLQSSEFIESFVKSYREEVSFVSEDRILHYDIEKSIIFLNSFQIDMEE